In the Fusarium falciforme chromosome 6, complete sequence genome, GCATCAAGTTTGCCGTCATTGGCGTTGGATTGATTGGACCTCGACATGCCAAGACCGTCGTTGAGAGCAAGGAAGCAGAGCTGGTTGCTATTGTTGACCTGATGCCTGCTGGACAGACGCTAGCCCAAGAACTGGGCGTTGCCTACTTCAAGTCCGTGGCCGAGATGCTGCAATCCCCCAATAAGCCAGAAGCAGCCATCATTTGCACGCCCAATCACACTCATGTCCCGTTGTCCAGGGAACTTTCCTCTGGGGGTGTTCACATCTTGATCGAAAAGCCCTTCTGCACCGATATACCCAGTGGCAAGGAATTGTTGCAGCATTTGAAGCAATCTAGTGTCAAAGCTATTGTTGGACACCATCGACGATTCAACCCTTACATGGTGACTGCTAAACAAGCAGTCTCCTCTGGATCTCTGGGAAGaatcatcgccatcaacgGCATCTGGGCAACATACAAGCCCCTGGACTACTTTGACCCACCAGCAGATTGGCGGAGACAAAAAACCGGAGGTGTGGTTCTGATCAATCTCATTCACGAGGTAGATCTGCTTCATTATCTATTCGGCCCAATCACCCGCGTTCACGCCGAAAAGACAATTTCTCAACGAGGGTtcgaagcagaagaaggcgcCGTTCTCACACTCCGCTTCAAGTCTGGTGCCGTGGGCAGCTTTCTCGTTTCTGACAATCTCCCATCGCCCTACAACTTCGAGTCCGGCACCGGAGAGAACCCTCTGATACCCAAATCCGGTCAGGATTTCTACCGTGTTTTCGGAACCGATGCGGCACTTAGCGTGCCAGACATGACGACGTGGTCCTACGCGGGAACTCAGAAGTCATGGAATCAGGAGATGGTTCAACAGAAAATCCCAGTACCCGAAGGAATCCCCTTTGAGCTGCAGCTGGATCACTTTGTCAAGGTCATTCGTGGTCAAGAGACGCCGAGTTGCACCCCAGAGGCTGGACTCGCCGCGCTTGTTGTCTGTCAGGCTATCAAGGAAGCTCTCGAGGACAACAAGACTGTAGATATTGACTCGTTTGACTTTTGAGGAGGAATGTGGTAATTCTTAGATGTTAAGATGGGGAGCTAGCTATGATAAGCGTATTTAATGCAACATTTCTATTCTCCTATAGGAGAATGTATTTATGGTGCTTTGGCAATGGAAGAGATAATTTCTGATATGCTAATCTAGTTCAAGCTCTTGTGATGTCTCAGCTACGCCTTTGTTGCCGCTGCCACTGGCACTTCCTGCACTTGAACCTGCGGCTGCTTCTTTGTTTGGGAAGCCGCAACATCATCTAGGTACAGATAGTCCAGCACCTCATTAGAGAACGTCTTCTTGAGGTCTGAAAGCGTCCACCCATGCTTCTTTCCAATCTCTGCCATCAGTCCCTTGAACTCTGTAATCTCGCTCTGGTAGACCTCGTTGCGCAGTTTCTCGACCCAAGATTTACCATTGACCTTGTATTGGTACCACTCCTTTGCCCAGTGCGGCCTGACAACAATTTGCTTGCCATCGTTGTCCTTGTAGGTTGCCCACTTGTCCAGGACCTGCTGGGCATAGGGCTCCCAGATATCAGCAACGGCTCTGAGCGTAAGGATCTCGATTGCGCAAGTTCCGAGCTTATGGCCTCTCTGTGGTGCCATGGTGACTTCGCTTGAACCCATGATGCGCATCTCGAGAGGCATTCTCATGGGACAGGTGTCGACGTTGGCGTAGCAGGTTTTGATAGCATCCCACCATGCACGTCGGACATTGGTATAATCGCGTTGATCAGTCGTGCCCTTCTTTGCGTGGAGCTATTCCTATTAGTACAAGACTGATATCCGAACTATGCATCTAACTTACGGGAATCTCTACTTCGAGATCACGCACTCGAATGTTCTGCACGCCTCGTTGGAAGTGAAGGGCGTTAGGCAGAAGAGTCCTGATTGGTTTCTCGCCCTCCTTGCGTTCATCAAGGTTCTTCATCGCCAGCCATGCTACTTTTGTTAGCCGCAGCATAGGAAGAGAGGTAAATCATCTTACACAAAAAGGTAGTTTGCATATGTGGCCTGGCCTGCAACGCATCGATCTTTTGCAAGACGTTCTGCCCCATGTTCATGATGGCGGTTCCAAGAACTTGAATGAAAGTCTTTGCAGTACTGGGATAGTTGACAAcatccttggtgttgttaTCGGTCTTCCAAGTATTCACCCACACCTGGCTTGAGTAGGGGAACCAGAACCATTCAGCGTAAAAGTCCTCGTTCGCACGACGCTCAAAGTTTTGCACGTCCGACTGCTTTTCCTGCTCAGTGCGAGGTCGGCGAAGGGGCTCGGGGATGTCTGAGTCCTTCATCTCAGGCGGAGGTGGGATAGCTTCGATGGCATCAAGCTTCACTGGAACCATGACCGCTGTCGACATGGGATCGCACTCGAATGTGATGTGAGTGACGACACCGAGGAGACCGAAGCAACCACTGGCCGCCTTGAGTAACTTGGCATCAGCCATGTTCACGGTTCGCACCTCCCCATGAACATCGACGTATTCGATGCATCGCACAAGATCACTCAGCGTGGGGTGCTTGATACCAGCGCCGTGGCTAGACAAGTCAGTAACTAGCTTGAGCCTAGGAGGGCATTACTTACCAAATGGTGGCATTACTGCCACCAAAGGTAATCTCCACCTCGATAATGTTCATGGGCAGAGTGACATTCCCTTCGTTGATACACCAACGTCGGAACTGCTCATTCGTGGTAGATGTACCGACACGAACATACTTCTTGCCACCACTGAGAGCTTGGCCACTTACATAAGCCGCATCTACAACCTTGATGTGGTTGAGCTCAGTTTCCTTAGGCTGGAAAAGGCTCGATGGTAGTGAAGTAAAGTTTGGCAGCACACCAGCGTTGTGCTCTGTCAGTGTCGAGATGAGAACATCTCCATTGTTCTTCTGTCCGACTTTTCCGTTCCGCCCAAAAACAGGGGCCCAAGAATGACCTGTAAGACGTTAGTGGAGGAAACGGTTCAGGGTTTGTGACAGCTTACGGAAACCCGATACCCGAACACCGCTGCCATTCTTGACCGCATCGCGAACAATGGTTTGAATCTCGGCAGTGTTCTCAGGGTAGTAGGTGACTGCGGGAGTGTTCTTCACCGTCCGACCCCAGTTTTCAAACACCTGGTTTTCAACTTCACCCTA is a window encoding:
- a CDS encoding FAD-binding PCMH-type domain-containing protein; amino-acid sequence: MSAPVEAPEPIPTLQNSIKQLGQLVKDPESELDEKELPGLDKLIGDWYDDDTEVTKEAFARRILQVFRDSTHNEVYDDVKSKLPGQRGTVLDKFVDGEITAKDAGALLAELEGTPAGAPPVSGLHVQNLFLSSAKKDAVPDRKFIKGEVENQVFENWGRTVKNTPAVTYYPENTAEIQTIVRDAVKNGSGVRVSGFRHSWAPVFGRNGKVGQKNNGDVLISTLTEHNAGVLPNFTSLPSSLFQPKETELNHIKVVDAAYVSGQALSGGKKYVRVGTSTTNEQFRRWCINEGNVTLPMNIIEVEITFGGSNATICHGAGIKHPTLSDLVRCIEYVDVHGEVRTVNMADAKLLKAASGCFGLLGVVTHITFECDPMSTAVMVPVKLDAIEAIPPPPEMKDSDIPEPLRRPRTEQEKQSDVQNFERRANEDFYAEWFWFPYSSQVWVNTWKTDNNTKDVVNYPSTAKTFIQVLGTAIMNMGQNVLQKIDALQARPHMQTTFLSWLAMKNLDERKEGEKPIRTLLPNALHFQRGVQNIRVRDLEVEIPLHAKKGTTDQRDYTNVRRAWWDAIKTCYANVDTCPMRMPLEMRIMGSSEVTMAPQRGHKLGTCAIEILTLRAVADIWEPYAQQVLDKWATYKDNDGKQIVVRPHWAKEWYQYKVNGKSWVEKLRNEVYQSEITEFKGLMAEIGKKHGWTLSDLKKTFSNEVLDYLYLDDVAASQTKKQPQVQVQEVPVAAATKA